In the Bacillus solimangrovi genome, CATCTTCACCTGCTTTCAATGCCACATCTGCCTGCTTTCTTCGTCTCTCAGCCAACTCAGCTGCTTGGTGATATTCACGTGTAAATTCGTCTTTCAATAAATGTTGGCGTTCAATTAACTTACGAACCTTTTCAACTTCCTGCTCACATTGACGTAAATGTTGATTCAAAGTGCCAATAGGATTTTTATGCTCCTTTTGATCCAATACATCGTGTAAATCAGCCATAACAACATTTTTTATACGTGCAAATAAGTTACTCATATTAAAATTCCCCTTCCATTAATATTGTTTTTTCAATTCTGCCCATTGTTTTTCGAAATTCACAAATGGATCATTAACCTCTTCTTCCATTATCACCTTATCTTCATTCCATTTTTTATACACAACATAAAGTAAGTATGCTGCTACAATCCCTAGAACGGCAGGTGCATTAGATACCACTCCAGTTAGAACTGCAAGACCAATTGTTGCCCATAGGATTTTTGCAAAAATCGATTCTGCCTTCAAAAATCTTTTGAATGAGTAATACGTGATAGCCAACATAACACCAAGAATTGCCATAGGTCCAATGTTTGAAAGTAATACCATTCCAGCAATTACTCCGACAACTAATAAACCAAATTTTTTCATCTCGTTTTCCTCCTTCCATGTCTATATACTAGCTTGAAACGGAAAGATTCATAACGAGCCTAGGTTCAATTTTCATATTGGACTTAAGACCAATAAAAATACTGGACTTAGGAACATTACAAATTAAGATAACGGTTATCTCAATCGTACATTCTTCTAATTTATCTATCTTTAAAGTAATAAAAGGGCTATCCCGTTTTACCGGAATAACCCCTAATGTTGATTAAAATTCCTTTTCCGTTATCGTACGAATCCCACGTTTCCTCAAATAATCTCGAATAGTTTCTACCATCACCTCGAGTGTCTTCACTCTTGCAAATTGTTTATCATTTCCTTCAATAATCGTCCATGGTGCATAATCTGAATCTGTATGAGCGAACATATCATTAACCGCCTCTACATATTCATCCCACTTTTGACGGTTTCTCCAATCCTCTTCAGTGATTTTCCAACGTTTTAAAGGATCCTTTTGACGTTCCCTAAACCGTTCCAACTGCTCTTCCTTACTTATTTCAAACCAAAACTTACCGATAATAAATCCTTCATCTGAAAGCATCTTTTCAAAATGATTCAACTCACTATAGGAACGTCTCCATTCATTAGGAGTTGCAAATTCCTCAACTCGTTCAACAAGAACTCGGCCATACCAAGAACGGTCAAACAAAACTATTTCTCCGTAACTAGGCAGTTTCGTCCAAAAACGCTGTAAGTAATGCTGTTGCTTCTCTTCATGAGTTGGCGCACTGATCGGATAAACCTTATAGCCCCGTGGATCGAGCCGTTGTGTAAGTCTCTTAATTGCTCCACCTTTACCTGCAGCATCCCATCCTTCAAACACAAATATCGCCGGAATTTCATTAAATAATAACGTCTGTTGTAGCTTTAACATCTCAAACTGCAAATACTTTAACTGTTTCTTGTATTCTTTTTTCGAACTTATTTCTTTCGTTAAATCTACCATGTCTAGGCGCTTCTCCATAATATCCCCCCTCAAATAATTACCATATATTCTAACTGAATAAAATATAACCACTATTATGATCCTTTTTAAACTTGAGCGAATAGGTTACCAATTGAAGTAAATGTACTAATATCTGATGAAGCATGAGAAAATAAAATTACTAAAAATCGGATATTAATATTGACAAATCATCATTTTCATACTATATTTAGTAATCGTATGATTAAGAAGCTTGGAACGTTATAAAATTAATTGTAAAGATAAATGGCATTCTATATATATTTGAACAAAACTTATTCACACTGGCACGGCTTCGGAGCCGTAAGGATGTAAGAGAGGTAGGGCTTACGTCGTTTAAGAATTTTCAAACGACCATTAGACATTTGCCCGCGGCTGTAAATATCTAAACAAACGTTATAACTACGCTTGTGAACGTTACAAGCATCTTATTTAACCAAGTGATCAAATATTAGATTACTTGGTTTTTACTTTTCAAATAATAAACAAATGATAACAACATGTATCGTCAAGTAACTACTCAACGTATAACCCTTAAGTAAAGAGGCCAACAACAATCTAGTAAAATTAGTAAATCTCTCACACAATAAATTCGCTACATAACTATATAAGACCTTTATGAATTATCAATTAACAAATAAATAAGAAAAGGACTTTACCTCAAAACGTCAGCAAGGTCCTTTTCTCAAATTGATTATTTTTTTAACTTTGCTCACTGAAACTTCTCTCTAGTCGTTTCATTTATTAGTTAAAATACATTCTCATTCACATAAAACTCATCATAGTCGTCTGCGTTTAGAAGTAGAAACCTTATCGTACGTTCACCTTATCTAAAATCTGTTCAGGAAGTAGTGATTTTTCAGGATATTGTTTAAGTATTTGCTCCTGATATGTTCGAAATAGTTCTCTCATCAATAATTCCCATTCTTCAGCTGCTTTTATATTCTCATCTGTTGGAGGTCCGTATAACTGACTGCCCAATAATTGGGATAGTCTACTTATAAATGCTTGCTTTTCTTGTGCATCTATATTCGGTAGTAGCTCTTGAACGAAGACAGATGGAGTAAATGTATCTTTCCGTTTATATAAATCACGATACACTTGTGCAAGCAATACATTACGTGGTCCTTCCCATAATTCATTAACCATCGCATCACGATATAACCTTGGGATTGATGTGAAATCTTCAATTGCACCATGTCCACCAAAGATAGATATGGCTACACGAAGCTGGTCAACAGCCTCTTCTGCTGCAAAAACCTTCTGTAAAAGAATCAATTCTCGAATTTGAAAATGTTTTAATTGTATTTCTTGACTCATTTCACCTTTTTCAATTAATTGATTTATATGTGTATATTGCTTATATATATGGAATGCGGTTGCAGTTGTTCGCTTAGCTGCATCTTCTAACTTTACCAATTGTGCCTTAGCCATTGGAAACTCATCAATTTTCCGATCAAATACATCTCGAAAATGAGCATATAATGAAGCTTCTCTACTAGCTCTCATCAAAAATGCCGAACTAGCAAATGCAATATCCAATCGCGATCGGGTAAGTACGATTGCTACAGCATTGGCTACTCCTTTTTCAATCGGTCCAATCGGATAAGCGATTGCCCCTTCATAATTAATTTCTCCTGAAGGTAGCTCACATGTTCCAAGCTTCCATTTTAAGCGATTAACCACATGCCCATTACGACGTTTCTGAGCTTTGTCATCACTGTTTTTCCAAGTTGGAACAATAAAGGTCGTCACATACTCTGTATCTTTAACTCGTGCCGTTACTACTGAATAATCAGTATGTGCAGCTGAACAAAAGAATTTATTTCCATATAATTGATAATGATTGCCTTCTTGCACAGCTTCTAACACATTAGCTGGTATGTTTGATCCACCTTGTATTTCTGACATAAATTGTGCACCTAAAGCTACTTCTCCATCAATTCCTTCTGTACAGTGTAGTAAAATCCGTTCTAGTTCAGTGCTTAATTCGTCTTCAAATTGCCTTAAGATTGCAACTAATCCATCAGTACAAGCTAGAGCACACATCGTTCCCGCTTCACCATTATGATGAAGTAAAAAACGCTTTACTGCTTGAATTTCACTAGAAGTATGTTTAGAAAATAACTTCTCATTCGAAACTTCTTGTTCGATTACTTGCATTTCATACGGACGAACAATTTCATCAATTCGATGGTTATATGCATCATACTGCCTAAGTTGTGGATGATTCTCTACTCTAGCATTCGATTCAACAAACCGTTTCCATTTTGTTGAAACCTTATGAGAAAAATTATAAATATCGTCAGCATGTTTATCCAAGTCTTCTTCTGAAAAAGACTTTAATACTTCAATCAAAAATGGATTGTTAGCATAATCTAATGAATCTCGCACACGAATAAACTGATCAAAGGAATAATGAGATTTCATCGTTACAGGCATACCATCAACCTTTCTGAATTTTCTAATAAATAAACATTAATAAAGTGAATAGCTTTTGTCAATGTGTTTTACAATTATTTCTAACAAGCTAACCATACTGCTACTATTTAGACACTCTATTTCATACTATTCATATGCTTATCTAGCAAAAGACAGAATAATGAGATCTTCTTTTTACTTTTATTAAAAATTATCTATAAAATCATTTAATAGTAATTATTGTTAAATCACTCTATGTACTTTGCATTCCTAGGTTAACTACAGATTTAATTCATTTTTCAATTCGAATTAATCAAACGTTTAATTAATAAAACATTCTTGCTATTATCTCTAACATATAGAAAACCTGTATGGTAACATATCATCCATACAGGTTTTCTATATCATTGACTCACCATATATCGTAACGTATTCTCAATCCCCTGCTTATATGGCGTCTTTTTCAGAGAACCAACTTTCATCTCATATTTTTCTCCATCTAATACAACAGGTTGTTCATTCAAATAAAACATCTCTACATATTCACGCATAAATTTATCCACAATCCCTAATAAACGCACATGGCTTTTCTTAACCGTTAGTACTTTCTTCTTATACCGCATATGCTCAGAAGCGATTCGAACGACCTCTTCACCTGTGATTACTCCACTACCTGATATGTTCCAATTTTGACCGAATACATCATCTCGTTCTGCCAAATCAACCATTGCCCTAGCACCATCTGGAGTATACATATATTCTCGAGCAATTTGTTGATTGCCAACGAACATAGCACGTTTGTTATCCACAATTGATTGCAACGTATAGTGTACCAGTGTATTTTCTGCACGAGGTCCATAAAAATCTGGAAAATGAGCTATGAAGAATAACACACTCGAATTCTTAATCATCTCCTCCAACTGCAAACGGATTTTACCCTTTTTCGTATGTGGATTTTTTTGTTTTGATTCTTTAACTAGTAAACCTTCACTTCTGCCATACGCATAAATATTATCTACAATTGCAAGTTTAGCACCCTTCTGTTGTGCGATTTCTATAATATTTTGCATTAACTTAGGTTGCTTCTCTTCCCAATCTTGGTAAGGTATATTAATTGCATGAAAGATAATATCAACATCTTCAGCAGCCTTACTTAAACTTGCTTGATCAAAAACATCTCCAACATAAGGGGTTACACTATCGAAATTAGCAAACCAATTATTAAGTTTCTTTTCACTTCGAGCAAACGCAACGACTTCAACTTCTCTCTTTGCTAACTCCTCTACAATTGCACTACCCATTCCACCAGTTGCACCTAACACTAACGCCTTTTTCATGGATTTCCCTCCTTTTTTTAATTAACCACTGTTCAATTAAATGTTTAAAAATACGACTTTTACTCTAACAAATTGTAAAAGCCGTTAATCTCATAGTGCTCTCAAGAGTAACTCAACGTGTGATTCTGCAAGTGTTTGTACTTCATCATATGATTGCCCACTCCGACAATAGTGTGCAACAAAGCCATGTATTGATAAAAATACAGACCATATCTCCTTAACTGAAATGTTATGATCACACAGTTTGTAGACAGATTGAGCAAATTTCTCATAACTCCTATTAGGCCCTTCGTTCAAATAGTTTTGTACCTCTTCATCTTTCGTCATAAACATAATTTCATATTGACTTTGATGATTCAATCCAAAACGAATAAATCCAAGCAATACTTCTTTTAACTTCTGTTGTGAAGAAATTGATTGCTTTAAGATACGCTCTAATTCTTTATCTAATAATGCAAAGTCTTTTTGCACAAGAGCAAAAAATAATTCAGCCTTATTTTTAAAATGATAATAAATCGCCCCGTGACTATAGTCTAATTGCTTTGCAATCTTTCTCATTGAAACATGCTGGTATCCTTCATGCACAAATAGCTCTCGTGCCACATCCATAATCATATCTCTTGTTAACTCTTGATCGACAGCTTTTCTCGGTGACATCCATTAACTCCTTATACATCATCTATAGTAGTTCTAATTATCTTACAATAAAACAGAGACTCTCATAACTTTTTTATTGACCACTGTTTAATTATAATTTATACCATTTTTCTCCACCTGTCAACTAAAAAGAGCACTTTAATAATAAGTGCTCTTTAAATTTATGAATTATTTGATTGTGAATAATATACTTCCTCAAATGGCTGAACAACTACAAATCCATGTCCTGAAAATTTCATTTGAACAGATTCACCACTTCCACGTCCGAAGAAACTCTTTAACGTTACATCAGTTTGAAATTCTGGCTCTAAGTTTCCTGACCACGCAACCGTTGCATTCGGGTCAGTTATAACCGGATTATCTGGGGTGACGAGTAATGTTAGTGGTTCATAATGAGACGTAATCGCGATCATCCCTCTTCCCTCAAGGCGAACATTAAATAGTCCTCCTGACATCATACCCGCAATACGTTTCATAAGTTTAATATCCCACTCAATTCCATCTTCAAACGCTAGCAGGTCATTACCATTTACAAAGATGGCTTCATCATTAAGGTCAAGAATGCTAATTTTTTTACCTTGGTCCGCTAAGTACAACTTACCATTTCCATTCGCTTTCATTAACTGTGCGCCTTCACCAGTTAACGCCTTTTTGAACATTTTCCCTAAACCATGTTCTAAAATACCTTCGCGTTCAAACTTAATTCTGCCATTATAAGAAATCATTGACCCCATTTTCGCCCATACTTGACCAGTTAGATTAACCTCTAACATCCGTGGTGTTTCTAATTCAAAAAAACCTTCACCTTTGTCTTCTTGCCTTGTCTGTTTAATAAATTGTTCAATCGAATATTTACTCACCACTACCCCGTCCTTTCCAAAAGTATTCTTACTATGTATAACGGATCAAGAGAAAGAAAGTTTCATTACTTTATAATTGATATTCCAATATCTATAAAATTAGTTGTAAATCTTTGATAATTTATTGAAAAATACAATAAATAACAAATAATATAGAAAATAACAGGATAATATACTAAAATATTACATTAAGGAGGGAGAAATTATGAATAAGAAAAAAGCATTACCTTGTTTACTTCTACTTGGACTATCAATCCTAACACTCATTAATTTAAATCTATCAATAAAAGTGAACGTAGAAATTGATGAATCGGAATGATTGTAGTTATTAACTTATATTAATAATCAATAATATGAAACTTTAAAAATAAACATACAACCTGAAACTGGACATTCAATTGCAAGAGACTAAATAACGGATGAGCTCAGTCTCTTTGAAGATGACATTTATTTATCCACATATACTTAAAAAAGCTTGCTGATCCAAGATCAGCAAGCCAAATTGAAAAGAATTATCCACAATTTATCCCAATGACAATTCTAAGTCCTCCGTATAAGCTGTTACCCTATTCCTTCCTGTATTCTTTGAATGGTATAGTGCTTTATCTGCACGAATAATTAAATCATTTGGTGATAAATTCTCAGTTGGAATAACATCTGCTACACCAAGACTAACAGTTACGACATTCGTTACGGTTGAGGCTTCATGAGCAATTTGTAATCCTTCAATAGCTGAGCGAATTAACTCTGCAACTTGTAATGCTTGCTGAGAAGTTGTGTTTGGAAGTACTGCTACAAACTCTTCCCCACCATATCTTGCAACGAGCTTATCGACTTCTTCAACTGTACACCTTAGTGCTTTTGCTATTTCTTTTAAACAACAATCACCTTGTTGATGACCATACGTATCATTATATTTTTTGAACTGGTCAATATCGAACATGATTAAAGACAGTGGGGTATGCCTGTTAATAGCTTGTTCCCATACCGAAAGTAAAAACTCATCAAAATATCGTCTATTAGCAATATTGGTTAACCCATCTAATGATGAAAGTTGCCTTAGTATCTCATTCGTTTCCTTCAATTGTTGCTCATTCATCTTCCGCTCTGAAATATCTCGGTAATACCACAGATGCCCATCATAATTATCTTCTATGTAAATCGGAATATAATCTAATTCGAATGTTCGTCCATCGTTCAACTTAATTTCTTCATTTATAATGACTTTTTTTTCTTGATAAAATTGTCTTACTTTACTAAGAAACTCTTCCTTCTCTAAAAATATGTGTTGAAGATTTTCGAATAATTTAGTACTCATAGTCCCTATTAAGCTATCTATCAGCTTATCAATATGAAACATGTTACAAAATTCTTCGTTTACAAGCGTAACTGCTTTTGCTTGATCAACAACTAAAACTCCAGCCTTTAAATTAGTTAACAACGCTGACATTCTTGCAGCTAACTGTTTATTCTCATGCAACATCTGCCTTAATTGCTTCTCTTGTAAGTGTCGTTCAATTGAGCCTGCAATGCTAACTGCTGTCGCTGATAATGTTGCTTTTTCATTTTTCGTCCATCTCCGCTCACCATAATAATCATCAAAGCCTATGAATCCCCAAAATGCTCGGTTCACAAATATCGGTACGAGCAATAATGAACGTACTTCTTGTAACTGTATTTGATTTAGCCATGATTCGGGCAACTCTGTTAAAACTGGACTAATGACATCCCCTTTTTCCAGTCTTATTATCCAATG is a window encoding:
- a CDS encoding flagellar basal body rod protein, which translates into the protein MKKFGLLVVGVIAGMVLLSNIGPMAILGVMLAITYYSFKRFLKAESIFAKILWATIGLAVLTGVVSNAPAVLGIVAAYLLYVVYKKWNEDKVIMEEEVNDPFVNFEKQWAELKKQY
- a CDS encoding polyphosphate kinase 2 family protein → MEKRLDMVDLTKEISSKKEYKKQLKYLQFEMLKLQQTLLFNEIPAIFVFEGWDAAGKGGAIKRLTQRLDPRGYKVYPISAPTHEEKQQHYLQRFWTKLPSYGEIVLFDRSWYGRVLVERVEEFATPNEWRRSYSELNHFEKMLSDEGFIIGKFWFEISKEEQLERFRERQKDPLKRWKITEEDWRNRQKWDEYVEAVNDMFAHTDSDYAPWTIIEGNDKQFARVKTLEVMVETIRDYLRKRGIRTITEKEF
- a CDS encoding acyl-CoA dehydrogenase family protein — translated: MPVTMKSHYSFDQFIRVRDSLDYANNPFLIEVLKSFSEEDLDKHADDIYNFSHKVSTKWKRFVESNARVENHPQLRQYDAYNHRIDEIVRPYEMQVIEQEVSNEKLFSKHTSSEIQAVKRFLLHHNGEAGTMCALACTDGLVAILRQFEDELSTELERILLHCTEGIDGEVALGAQFMSEIQGGSNIPANVLEAVQEGNHYQLYGNKFFCSAAHTDYSVVTARVKDTEYVTTFIVPTWKNSDDKAQKRRNGHVVNRLKWKLGTCELPSGEINYEGAIAYPIGPIEKGVANAVAIVLTRSRLDIAFASSAFLMRASREASLYAHFRDVFDRKIDEFPMAKAQLVKLEDAAKRTTATAFHIYKQYTHINQLIEKGEMSQEIQLKHFQIRELILLQKVFAAEEAVDQLRVAISIFGGHGAIEDFTSIPRLYRDAMVNELWEGPRNVLLAQVYRDLYKRKDTFTPSVFVQELLPNIDAQEKQAFISRLSQLLGSQLYGPPTDENIKAAEEWELLMRELFRTYQEQILKQYPEKSLLPEQILDKVNVR
- a CDS encoding SDR family NAD(P)-dependent oxidoreductase, with translation MKKALVLGATGGMGSAIVEELAKREVEVVAFARSEKKLNNWFANFDSVTPYVGDVFDQASLSKAAEDVDIIFHAINIPYQDWEEKQPKLMQNIIEIAQQKGAKLAIVDNIYAYGRSEGLLVKESKQKNPHTKKGKIRLQLEEMIKNSSVLFFIAHFPDFYGPRAENTLVHYTLQSIVDNKRAMFVGNQQIAREYMYTPDGARAMVDLAERDDVFGQNWNISGSGVITGEEVVRIASEHMRYKKKVLTVKKSHVRLLGIVDKFMREYVEMFYLNEQPVVLDGEKYEMKVGSLKKTPYKQGIENTLRYMVSQ
- a CDS encoding TetR/AcrR family transcriptional regulator, producing MSPRKAVDQELTRDMIMDVARELFVHEGYQHVSMRKIAKQLDYSHGAIYYHFKNKAELFFALVQKDFALLDKELERILKQSISSQQKLKEVLLGFIRFGLNHQSQYEIMFMTKDEEVQNYLNEGPNRSYEKFAQSVYKLCDHNISVKEIWSVFLSIHGFVAHYCRSGQSYDEVQTLAESHVELLLRAL
- a CDS encoding AIM24 family protein, with the protein product MSKYSIEQFIKQTRQEDKGEGFFELETPRMLEVNLTGQVWAKMGSMISYNGRIKFEREGILEHGLGKMFKKALTGEGAQLMKANGNGKLYLADQGKKISILDLNDEAIFVNGNDLLAFEDGIEWDIKLMKRIAGMMSGGLFNVRLEGRGMIAITSHYEPLTLLVTPDNPVITDPNATVAWSGNLEPEFQTDVTLKSFFGRGSGESVQMKFSGHGFVVVQPFEEVYYSQSNNS